The genomic segment AGAAAGAAGGTAGGCTCAAATTGATGCATCAAGTTCGCCATCAAGTGGCTCTACCCCCAAATTATGATTATAAACCCATTGGTGATCATAAAAGAATGAATGAAGCTCGTACCTATCCTTTCACACTGGATCCTTTCCAAGATACAGCTATCTCATGTATTGACAGAGGTGAATCAGTGCTAGTGTCTGCACACACATCTGCAGGTAAAACAGTGGTGGCAGAGTATGCTATCGCTCAATCCTTACGTGATAAGCAAAGAGTGATCTATACGTCTCCAATCAAAGCCCTTTCCAACCAAAAATATAGAGAATTGCTAGCAGATTTTGGAGATGTTGGTTTGATGACTGGTGATATTACTATAAATCCTGATGCTGGTTGTTTAGTGATGACTAcagaaattttgagaagTATGCTTTATAGAGGTAGTGAAGTGATGAGAGAAGTCGCTTGGGTGGTTTTTGACGAAGTTCATTATATGAGAGATAAGGAAAGAGGTGTCGTGTGGGAAGAAACTATTATTCTGTTACCTGATAAGGTTCACTACGTGTTTTTGTCCGCTACGATACCTAACGCTATGGAATTTGCTGAATGGATCTGCAAAATACATGTTCAACCTTGTCACATTGTTTACACTGACTTTAGACCTACACCTTTGCAACACTATTTATTCCCAGCTCATGGTGATGGTATATATCTAGTGGTGGATGAAAAGAGTACTTTCAGAGAggaaaatttccaaaaggCAATGGCAAGTATTAGCAGTCAATCTGGTGAAGATTCTGGGGCCGTGGATAGTAAAGGTAAAAAAGGCCAAAGTTTCAAAGGTGGTGCATCCAAGGGTGATTCTAAAGGTGATATCTACAAGATCGTTAAGATGATTTGGAAGCGTAGATACAACCCGGTTatcattttttcatttagTAAACGTGATTGTGAAGAGTTGGCTTTAAAGATGTCGAAGTTGGACTTTAATAATGAGGATGAAAAGGTTGCATTGactaaaatctttaataaTGCAGTAGCTTTGTTACCAGAAACCGATAGAGAACTTCCTCAGATCGTACACCTTCTACCgcttttgaaaagaggtATTGGTATTCATCATTCTGGTCTTTTACCCATCTTGAAGGAAGTGATCGAAATTTTATTCCAAGAAGGTTTCCTAAAGGTGCTGTTTGCAACAGAAACTTTCTCCATCGGATTGAATATGCCTGCAAAGACTGTGGTGTTTACATCTGTTAGAAAATGGGATGGTCAACAATTTAGATGGGtttctggtggtgaatACATTCAGATGTCTGGTCGTGCTGGTCGTCGTGGGTTGGATGATCGTGGTATTGTTATCATGATGATTGATGAGAAGATGGAACCTCAAGTGGCTAAGGGAATGGTTAAGGGTCAAGCAGATAGACTAGACTCCGCCTTTCATCTAGGTTATAACatgattttaaatttgatGAGAGTGGAAGGTATTTCTCCAGAATTCATGTTGGAAAGCTCATTTTACCAGTTCCAAAACGTGATATCCGTTCCTATTAtggagaagaaattggctGAACTCGTCAAGGAAGTAGATTCCATCCATGTcgatgatgaggaaaatgTCAAAGATTACTATGAGATTAGACAAACTTTAGAAGGTTATAATGACGATGTTCGTCAAGTCATAACCCATCCTGCTAACATCTTGAGTTTCTTACAACCTGGTAGGTTGGTTCAGGTCGTTATTGGCGGCAAATACTCTTATGGTTGGGGTGCTGTGGTTGAATTTGTGAAGCGAGTTAACAGAAGAAATCCAACAGCAGTGTATTCTGACCATGAGTCCTATATCGTGAACGTTGTTGTGAATACAATGTATGCGGATTCTCCAATGAATCTGGTTAAACCTTTTAACCCCAACTTCCCTGAAGGTATCCGTCCTGCccaagaaggtgaaaagagTATCTGTACAATTATCCCTATCACTTTGGATTCCATTCGTACTGTGGGTAATTTGCGTCTCTTTATGCCTAAGGACGTTAAGGCTAGTGGCCAGAAGGAAACTGTTGGCAAATCCTTGAtggaaattcaaagaagatttgaaaagggaATTCCACTAATTGATCCTatgaagaatatgaaaatcgaagatgatgatttcaagaaactcttgagaaaaattgaagtaTTAGAATCCAAACTTTTCTCCAATCCAATCGCACAGTCAGTCAGATTGAAGGAATTGTATGAAAAATACAGCAAAAAGAGTGCGTTGAATAATGATATTAATAATCTAAAACATAAGATCACTGAGTCCCAGGCTGTCATTCAGCTTGACGATTTGCGTCGTCGTAAGAGGGTCCTACGTCGTTTGGGATTTTGTACTCAAAATGATGTtattgaattgaaaggtAGGGTTGCTTGTGATATCACAAGTGGTGATGAGTTACTGTTGACAGAAATGATCTTTAACGGTAACTTCAATGATCTAAAACCAGAACAAGCAGCCGCCCTGTTGTCCTGTTTTTCATTCCAAGAACGTTGTAAAGAAGCTCCTCGTCTAAAGCCTGAATTAGCAGAGCCTTTGAAAGCCATGAGAGAAGCAGCCGCCAAGATTGCCAAGATTATGAAGGATTCTAAACTAGAAATTGTAGAAAAGGATTACGTTGAGAGCTTTAGACACGAATTGATGGAAGTGGTCTACGAGTGGTGTAGAGG from the Zygosaccharomyces rouxii strain CBS732 chromosome B complete sequence genome contains:
- the MTR4 gene encoding ATP-dependent RNA helicase MTR4 (highly similar to uniprot|P47047 Saccharomyces cerevisiae YJL050W MTR4 Dead-box family ATP dependent helicase required for mRNA export from the nucleus co-factor of the exosome complex required for 3' end formation of 5.8S rRNA), which translates into the protein MSGGDLFDVFNEEPVQLPEVSEVPKIEDDKEDNKRPLETETDVEDGQKSSKKAKGDKKKLSEEDKKKAVVPVVTDAFEQEASREVDPSAGLMNNVNEQLEKEGRLKLMHQVRHQVALPPNYDYKPIGDHKRMNEARTYPFTLDPFQDTAISCIDRGESVLVSAHTSAGKTVVAEYAIAQSLRDKQRVIYTSPIKALSNQKYRELLADFGDVGLMTGDITINPDAGCLVMTTEILRSMLYRGSEVMREVAWVVFDEVHYMRDKERGVVWEETIILLPDKVHYVFLSATIPNAMEFAEWICKIHVQPCHIVYTDFRPTPLQHYLFPAHGDGIYLVVDEKSTFREENFQKAMASISSQSGEDSGAVDSKGKKGQSFKGGASKGDSKGDIYKIVKMIWKRRYNPVIIFSFSKRDCEELALKMSKLDFNNEDEKVALTKIFNNAVALLPETDRELPQIVHLLPLLKRGIGIHHSGLLPILKEVIEILFQEGFLKVLFATETFSIGLNMPAKTVVFTSVRKWDGQQFRWVSGGEYIQMSGRAGRRGLDDRGIVIMMIDEKMEPQVAKGMVKGQADRLDSAFHLGYNMILNLMRVEGISPEFMLESSFYQFQNVISVPIMEKKLAELVKEVDSIHVDDEENVKDYYEIRQTLEGYNDDVRQVITHPANILSFLQPGRLVQVVIGGKYSYGWGAVVEFVKRVNRRNPTAVYSDHESYIVNVVVNTMYADSPMNLVKPFNPNFPEGIRPAQEGEKSICTIIPITLDSIRTVGNLRLFMPKDVKASGQKETVGKSLMEIQRRFEKGIPLIDPMKNMKIEDDDFKKLLRKIEVLESKLFSNPIAQSVRLKELYEKYSKKSALNNDINNLKHKITESQAVIQLDDLRRRKRVLRRLGFCTQNDVIELKGRVACDITSGDELLLTEMIFNGNFNDLKPEQAAALLSCFSFQERCKEAPRLKPELAEPLKAMREAAAKIAKIMKDSKLEIVEKDYVESFRHELMEVVYEWCRGANFTQICKMTDVYEGSLIRMFKRLEELVKELIDVSNTIGNSALREKMEAVANLIHRDIVSAGSLYL